A genomic region of Polyangiaceae bacterium contains the following coding sequences:
- the cas1 gene encoding CRISPR-associated endonuclease Cas1 has product MERKTIYVTRQGAKLQRVDGQLGVYIDRTLLDRFAPNEIDQVLLFGNVQVSTQAISLLFKHGVHVSFFSTSARYRGQLVAPESGNVFVRLAQHARYMDAAFRLELSRALIRSKIGAGRLLVRRFARNHPAAAEVMDECAQFLAASVDALDGVRDWMRCEASRELRQRDIFKHST; this is encoded by the coding sequence TGTGACGCGTCAAGGCGCGAAGCTGCAACGCGTGGACGGGCAGCTCGGGGTGTACATCGACCGGACGTTGTTGGATCGCTTCGCCCCGAATGAAATCGACCAAGTGCTGCTTTTTGGCAACGTGCAGGTGAGCACGCAGGCGATTTCGCTCTTGTTCAAACATGGCGTGCACGTGAGTTTCTTTTCCACGTCGGCTCGGTACCGCGGTCAATTGGTGGCGCCGGAATCGGGCAATGTCTTCGTGCGTTTGGCGCAGCATGCGCGCTACATGGACGCGGCGTTCCGGCTGGAGCTGTCGCGAGCGCTCATTCGATCGAAAATCGGGGCCGGCAGGCTGCTGGTGCGCCGTTTTGCGCGAAACCATCCGGCGGCCGCCGAGGTGATGGACGAATGTGCGCAGTTTCTTGCGGCTTCCGTGGATGCACTGGATGGCGTGAGGGATTGGATGCGCTGCGAGGCGTCGAGGGAGCTGCGGCAGCGCGATATTTTCAAGCATTCGACGTGA
- the cas1 gene encoding CRISPR-associated endonuclease Cas1, with the protein MDALRGVEGAAAARYFQAFDVMVQPPFRFERRSKHPAHNSVNALLNLGYTLLTGEIAGKLEHAGFDPRVGYYHGVRCGRSSLALDVIEPHRADVIDRLTLSILNRRMLGVDDFEDKREHGIRLAPDALRRYLSLYEHAMGEASAEGNSPRARIRQSVEALRRAVMAGHAKESTVETNLTINAQGFEGGT; encoded by the coding sequence TTGGATGCGCTGCGAGGCGTCGAGGGAGCTGCGGCAGCGCGATATTTTCAAGCATTCGACGTGATGGTGCAGCCGCCGTTTCGATTCGAGCGCCGCTCGAAGCATCCGGCACACAACTCGGTCAATGCTCTGCTCAATTTGGGCTATACGTTGCTCACGGGGGAAATTGCGGGAAAACTCGAGCATGCCGGGTTCGACCCGCGGGTAGGGTATTACCATGGGGTGCGTTGTGGCAGGTCGAGCTTGGCGCTCGACGTCATCGAGCCGCATCGGGCGGATGTCATCGATCGCTTGACGTTGTCGATTTTGAATCGGCGGATGCTCGGCGTCGACGATTTCGAGGACAAACGGGAGCACGGCATTCGGCTTGCTCCAGACGCGCTACGGCGGTATTTGTCGCTGTACGAACATGCGATGGGAGAAGCATCTGCCGAGGGAAATAGCCCGCGAGCACGTATTCGGCAAAGCGTGGAGGCATTGCGTCGGGCCGTGATGGCGGGACACGCGAAAGAGAGTACGGTCGAGACGAATTTGACGATAAACGCGCAGGGTTTCGAGGGCGGCACATGA
- the cas2 gene encoding CRISPR-associated endonuclease Cas2, whose product MNALLVAYDIPDDRRRGLVAKGLLRVGRRVQYSVFLVRDGAPRDVVGIRLR is encoded by the coding sequence ATGAATGCACTGCTCGTGGCATACGACATTCCGGACGATCGGCGTCGAGGTTTGGTGGCGAAGGGGCTATTGCGGGTGGGTCGGCGCGTGCAATACAGTGTTTTTCTGGTACGCGACGGAGCGCCTCGGGATGTGGTGGGCATCAGGCTCCGTTGA
- a CDS encoding DUF4351 domain-containing protein, translating into MFAATIVVVSELPEERSTLILRLMGRGRTLKRAVSELKALSDDDFERCIALPVLIRFRIEAEAEPVSPADKEFLMNTQEVIEMIERRGELRGELRGELRGELRGELRGELRGELRGELRGLERQRHMVLRQLQLKFGELPENIATRVQQANSDTLERFAEKLLFAESLEDVFAA; encoded by the coding sequence ATGTTTGCAGCAACCATCGTCGTGGTGAGCGAGCTGCCGGAAGAGCGGTCGACACTGATCTTGCGCCTGATGGGACGCGGACGAACACTCAAGCGTGCCGTTTCCGAATTGAAAGCACTGTCTGACGACGATTTCGAACGATGCATTGCACTGCCGGTTCTGATACGCTTCCGGATCGAAGCTGAGGCGGAACCGGTTTCACCCGCGGACAAGGAGTTTCTGATGAACACGCAGGAAGTCATAGAAATGATCGAACGGCGGGGTGAGCTTCGAGGCGAACTGCGTGGCGAGCTGCGCGGCGAGCTGCGCGGCGAGCTGCGCGGCGAGCTGCGTGGCGAACTGCGGGGCGAGCTTCGAGGCCTGGAGCGTCAGCGGCACATGGTGCTCCGACAGCTTCAACTGAAGTTCGGCGAGCTGCCCGAGAACATCGCGACCCGCGTGCAGCAGGCCAACTCCGATACGCTCGAACGGTTCGCCGAGAAACTGCTCTTCGCGGAATCGCTCGAAGATGTCTTCGCAGCGTGA